The Panicum virgatum strain AP13 chromosome 3N, P.virgatum_v5, whole genome shotgun sequence genome includes the window CAGAGAAAAGGTTTCTTACTTTCTTTGAAGAAGGGTTTCAGAGGAAATGTTTCTtacaagaagatgaagaataGGTTCATGAGCTAGCCTCATAAACCTGcaattaaaaatatataaaagaagTAAAAACCAACGGTACAAGAAACTCAATTGAACTAGTGCCATTCCCGTGATTGCATCCTTGTCATGGCAATCGCTCAAAGGATACATATCTATAGCTGCCTGCCTGTCGGCTCGCGTGCCACGTACGTGCAGGGCATCTGCACGGATGAAAATAAAAACCAACGAACTCCTCTGAAGCCTGTACAGGTAATCGGGATTTAAGTATAATAGCTCAACTACAAATCGGCGCGGCCGTCTGCTCATCCATGGTCGCCGCGCCTACGGCtctgccccgccgcggccgcgcgccatCGGGGATGGCGACTCGCTGTTGGTGTCGGAGCCGCCGTGCCTGGAAACGGAGAAGACGAGCTCCTTGACGTCGGTGCCGGAGGACCGGAGGTGCGCCAGGATCTTGCTGAACTTGGCCTTGGGCCGCTGCGTGATGGCGATGGACACGTCGTTAGGGAACAGGTCCCTGCGCACGAACGCGTGGTACACGGTCGCCACCAGCACGCCGGTGACCGTCACGGACGCGATCCCGGAGAGCCCCACCGCCAGCGCCCGGGTGAGCACGGTGGTCACCGCCGACGCGTACAGCGTCGTCGCGATGGCCGCGCTCGTCATCGGGAACGTGTACGCCCACCACGCCAGCGAGAACCGGACCCCTCTGAAGAAGTTGATCCGCACCACCTGTACATGCTTCCATAATCCATCGTCAGAGACTTAATTTACAAATATGTAACGGTGTGTCAGCAAGTGCTGCTGCACGGACACGTACCAGTGACATGTAGAGGAAGAGCGAGATGAAGTAGGCGATCTTGGCGCCGTAGTTGAACTCGCCGCAGAGCCTGGCCCAGGCCATGGACGCCACGCTGGGCGCCGCCACGAAGAGGAAGAACACCGGGTGGAGATCCTTGGGGAGCTGCACGTTGGTGGGGAGCCGCTGGTACAGCGTCACGAACAGCACCACGTAGTGGGCGAGCCCGAcggcgaagaagaagatgggGGCCTCGCGGAGCCCCATCCGGGCGCCCAGCAGCGCGCCCACGAAGTtgccgacgacggcgaggtggtTCGTCGGGTTGGCCACCTTGGAcagccgccggtcgccgccggacATCCACTGGCCGTAGATCTTGAGGTCCAGGCAGAAGATGGGCGCCATGAGCACGTACCAGACGACGTGGTGGATCGTCCACACCGGCCGCGGCAAGCCCTTGACGAGGAAGAGGCAGGCGATCCACGGCGCGAAGAAGAAGTTGACGCGGATGGGGTGGTGGAACTCGCGGCGGACCGCCTCGAAGTAGAACACCACCTTGAGCAGGTAGATGGCGGAGACGAGGGCCATGAGCGCGACGGAGACCCACCAGAGCGCGTGGTTCACGTCCGGGCTCACGCGGAGGAACGCCGTGGCGGGCTCCGTCTGCAGCGCCTTCCACAGCATCGCCTGGCTGCTCACGCCCAGGCACATCCCGAACGCGCTGATCGGGAACCGCAGCAGGAACGGCCACGTCTCGTCCTCGGGCAGCGCCGACACCTCCGTCGGCCGGAGCGTCTCGAGCTCGGGCCCCTCGAGCGCGGCGAAGTAGCGGTCGGCGGTGGgcacctcgtcgtcgtcggtcTCCTTCTCGGAGATCTTGGAGTCGGCGGGCTCGGCCTCGGCCGGGTCGTGCGGCACCCCGCGTAGGTTGGAGAGCTGGCGCTCGAGGCGGCCGGAGAAGGTCTTGAATTGGTCGAACCGGCGGTCCCGCGTGCTGTCGCTGCGCGACACGGTGCGCATgcgctgcagcggcggctcCTCGGTTCTGATGGTCAGCGTCGGCTGCGAGTGGAACCGCGCCTGCTtcagcagctgcggcggcgcctccgccgcgtggTGGCGCGCGTCCGGCGTCGcctcggccggcgccggcgccacgcgcacggcgtcgccgccgtcgctgcggaCGGACGCGCACGCGCCGAGCTGCGCCAGGTGCAGGCCCGACGGCGACGCCGGCACGCTGAGCGAGACGGAGTACGCGGTCTCCGTCCCCGGCGCTTGAGCGCGAtcaccccgcgccgccgctggagaAGCGGCCGCCGGGACCGCCTCCTTGCCGGCGAAGCCCGCGATCACCGCCGACGGCACCGTGACCCGGAGCGTCTCCGGCGACGGGCGCCTCCTGGCGGCGCCGTCCAGCTCCGCCGCCATCTGGATGCCATCGCTGGTCGCCATGGCAGCTCAGGAATCAGGATCGCTCGCTCGCGTTTGGCTGCTtggagtgccgctgccgccTGCATACACCAAACAGGAGCAAGCAGCTGCAGCGCGTGAGTGTGCAGCTCGGCTCGCGCCCCTTCTCTGAATATATAGAGGGACAGGGACCAGAG containing:
- the LOC120664485 gene encoding S-type anion channel SLAH2-like, whose amino-acid sequence is MATSDGIQMAAELDGAARRRPSPETLRVTVPSAVIAGFAGKEAVPAAASPAAARGDRAQAPGTETAYSVSLSVPASPSGLHLAQLGACASVRSDGGDAVRVAPAPAEATPDARHHAAEAPPQLLKQARFHSQPTLTIRTEEPPLQRMRTVSRSDSTRDRRFDQFKTFSGRLERQLSNLRGVPHDPAEAEPADSKISEKETDDDEVPTADRYFAALEGPELETLRPTEVSALPEDETWPFLLRFPISAFGMCLGVSSQAMLWKALQTEPATAFLRVSPDVNHALWWVSVALMALVSAIYLLKVVFYFEAVRREFHHPIRVNFFFAPWIACLFLVKGLPRPVWTIHHVVWYVLMAPIFCLDLKIYGQWMSGGDRRLSKVANPTNHLAVVGNFVGALLGARMGLREAPIFFFAVGLAHYVVLFVTLYQRLPTNVQLPKDLHPVFFLFVAAPSVASMAWARLCGEFNYGAKIAYFISLFLYMSLVVRINFFRGVRFSLAWWAYTFPMTSAAIATTLYASAVTTVLTRALAVGLSGIASVTVTGVLVATVYHAFVRRDLFPNDVSIAITQRPKAKFSKILAHLRSSGTDVKELVFSVSRHGGSDTNSESPSPMARGRGGAEP